Within Primulina tabacum isolate GXHZ01 chromosome 5, ASM2559414v2, whole genome shotgun sequence, the genomic segment GGTATGATTTTGAAACAAGAATGAATGAATATTTATTGGTGAAATTTAggaaataaaacaaaacataaaacataaTTGTTTATCTAATCAAACTAACTATTTTTTCATGTCTCAAAAAACAATGTGTTAATTTTTTGTTTGTTGAATTCCACTAGGTGGTTTGAATATTATTAGCAAATAAAACATTGAAGTACAGAAAAATCCAGATAAACAAGAAGCTAATTGACAGATAGACATAACAATCGTATGTAAGAGAACGACAATTCAGATATAACAACCAAAACAAGAAATAATTAAGTGAATGAAAGCTTTGCAATGAATGTGTAAGATCAATTTCCACATAAACACGAGAGAAGTAATGGAGTTCCATCTTCATTACTAGCATGTGACAGCAAGTCCCGACTCAATGTTCTTTCATCCGCCCACGATCCCGATTGAGGAGGAGCTACACGCCCTCCATCGAACAAAGGGTTCGAGTCCGAATCGTGAGCAAAATCGTCGGCTCCATATGCGAGGGGACTCGGGTTTGGTCTTCTGTAGTTGGTGGCAGCTGCTCTCCTCTCTGTTTCAAGAAAATGGCCGAGGGACGTGTTCATGCTCACAGCATCAGTGTTCTGCCTGGAACAAAGGGATAAAAACCATGTTCTGGATTTGTAATTCTTCTTGTTTCGAATGGTGGGTTCGGGTAGTTGTCCCCGTGCGGATCTTCGGGAG encodes:
- the LOC142544729 gene encoding uncharacterized protein LOC142544729, with protein sequence MAEQEEGWPLGLQPLRNRELNASHSFNTLLTRSPLSSPHSSSDLDTLSTGSFFHDKSITLGTLIGISNILELSRRSARGQLPEPTIRNKKNYKSRTWFLSLCSRQNTDAVSMNTSLGHFLETERRAAATNYRRPNPSPLAYGADDFAHDSDSNPLFDGGRVAPPQSGSWADERTLSRDLLSHASNEDGTPLLLSCLCGN